CACGCTCAAACCGCTTGCACACTGGATTTGCAATGCTTTCCGACTTCAATGTTTCCTATGGCGAAGTTATCCTGAACGATATTCGCAAGAAGTTAATGGAGGTACTCGATCCAGATGATGTCGTTGTATGCCATGAGTTATCGAAACAAGCAGTTAAGGCAGTTAGTAGTGTAAGCACCCTGTCAACTCAAGCACTTGGGCAAACTGTACATCTTGATAATGATTTAGTCCGTGATGCAGCTATTTCTGTGGAGCAGTTAGCGGCAACCGCGACGGACGCGCTGTTTGAGCTGAATGCTGAGTCAGTGAATAACAAACTCAAACGACTGCATCAGCAGGCAGTCAATCAGTGTGAGCAAGCTCTCCAACATTGGTTGAGTATGCCGAGTCAGATCCACTACTCAATGACCACTGAGTTCATTGATCGCGTACTCGATGAAGAAAATATTATTGATGAGTGGGAATTACTGTTGGGAGAGCAATCAATCCGGAATCAGCTATGGCAGGAGTTTACAGAAATTGAACAAATCCAGCGGATCCAATCCGCTTGGCTGAAGGAGATTCAGATGGTTCAGGAGGCAAACCAGCGGAATCGTATCGAGTTTCTTGATTAGTCCTGTTTTCGCCAGCCAGAGAAATTGCAGTTTTCGGCAATCCCTCTGGCTGATTGCGGCCAGTGAATTGGTTGATTAACGAGAGAGTTTTCCAAGAAATTCACTTACTCTATAGGCAGTTGTTCATCGGTTATATGGGTTTGAGCGCGATTACGATCGGCTTTCTGAGTTTCATCATTGTCTATCTGGTGCGTCGAGAGCGACGGACACGCCAGGTGGTTCAGTGGTGGCAGCAACGTCAATCTGAGTGGCGTTATGCAGAATCAGAAAGGTTACGTGATAGTACACTGCAATTGCTTTTTAGCCTCCGGCGGCAGTTAGAATTGATGCAGCTACAATCAGTTGAGCCAGAGAATGAACTGCTGGAAACCGTAGAACAATGTCAACAGGACTTAAACCAGCTTAGTGACCGCTTATTCTCGGCCTATACCAGTGACTGTCTATTGTCTGCTATCCGTGAGTTATGTGAGGAAATCGAGGGTTATTTTCCGCATATCACTTTCAAGATTCAAGGAGAAGGGGAATTTAAATCACCTACTCAAGTGGATTCCCATTTTCTGTTGATTTGGTTGAGAGAATTGCTCCAAGTGCTGCTCGATAACGACGGTGTGGAGTCAGTTGTGATTCAACTAATTACGTCATCAGTGCAGCAGGTGCAAATAGTCGTAAAGGCGGAATGTTGTGATGAAGCTGTGTGCTCAAAGTTACATGACCTAGCCACATTGAATTATCTCTGTCAAACTTTTACTGTATTAGCTAGAGGGCGTTGTCATGCTCAGGTTCAAGGCAATGCGCTGAATTACTCGCTTCTATGGCCGCCACAGGCTAATTTACTGCTCACATCTACCCCGTTTTTAGGAACTAACCATGACCCAGTTTCGGATTTTAGTCGTTGATGATCATGAGATGGTGCTCAGTGGAACGACTGCCGCTCTGAAAACGAGTTATCCAGATGCCGAGATTTTCACGGCCAATACGGCCCAACAGGGATTAGAGCAGCTCAAGTTTGTACATCCCAATGTTTTGCTGCTTGATCTATCTATGCCTGATGATGTTGGTGATACGGCAAAGGTGGATACGGGAATTCAACTCCTCCGCCAAATTATGGAGGAGAACCCGGCCCAGAATATTGTGGTCCAGAGTGCTCATGTTAAAACATTGATTCGGATTAAGTCAGCGATCGCCAATCATGAAGGTGGTTTCACGATCGTTGATAAAAGCCTATCGATGAAAGAGATGCTGAAGAAGGTGAATTGGGCGGCTGAGGGCGTCGTTTTTACCCCGAAGGAAATGCGTAATGGCATTGAAATGAAGGCAGAGTGGCTAGAGGTTTTGCAGTTGGCCTTTGGTGAGGGATTGCAAGATAAGGCAATTGCCCGGCGGATGAATGTCGCAGAGCGTACTGTACGGCACTACTGGTCAAAGATTCAGGATGTTCTCGATGTGTACCCATATGACGGCAAGAACATTCGGATTCAAACGGAAAAGCGGGCACGGGCTGAAGGCCTGATTGATTAATTGGAGCGATGCAAAATGCAGGATGAGTTGCGACAGCGGTTAAAGCGAGGGCTTGACCGTTGGCAGATTAGCTTGCTACCGGGTGTAGCAACGATTGGGATTGTAATTGCCTTGCGCTGGTTTGGCGTGTTGCAGGGGGTAGAACTTGCGGCCTTCGATCGATGGCTGCGATGGCGACCCGCAGAACCCATGGACGATCGGGTCTTGATTATCGGAATTAATGAGCAAGATATCCAACAGCTCAAGCGTTATCCGGTATCCGATAAGAAACTCGCTGATACGATTGAGATTCTGCAGCAGTCGAAGCCAGCGGTGATTGGCATTGATATTTTCCGTGATCAAGCCGTTCCGCCGGGTTCGCAGAAGTTAAAACAGCTATTTGCTAACCAGAATAATCTAATCGGCATCGACAAAATTGTTTTAGCACCGGGTCAAATCTCCGTTAAGCCGCCACCCACTATTTCATCCGATCGGGTTGGGTTTGCCGATGCAGCATTAGATCCAGATGGGGCGCTACGACGCAGCCTAATTTATACAGTGGATGATTCAGCCGGTGGCTCTGGCGAAGTCCGTGCTTCCTTATCCATGGTATTGGCAGAGCGCTATTTAGGCAGTCGTGACATTGAAATTCGGGAGGGGACTCGCGATCCAGATTCGATTCGTATCGGGAATGTCGAACTGCCCCAGATGAGCGGCAGATTTGGTGGTTATAGCCAGCCAGATCAAGGTGGATTGGTTGGTTTGATCAACTTTCGATCGGGTCGCAAACCATTTCGGGTAGTATCGCTAGCGGATGTGAGCGCAAAGCGGGTTAAACCCGAATGGATACAGGGTAAGGTCGTATTGATTGGTATTACTGCATCGTCAGTCAGGGACTATGTGAATTCGAAAGCAGTACAAAGTTCACAAATTGCTTTGCTCTATGGGGTGGAAGCCCAAGCCCATACGGTTAGTCAGTTAATTAGTGCAGGGGAAGACGGCAGGCCGTTTATCCAGGCTTGGTCTGACCCTGGAGAGTATTTATGGATTTGTCTATGGGGTGGGGGTGGCATCCTTCTGGGTTGGGTGATTCGATCGCCCTTCAAGTGGTTAGGTCTTTTGGTGGTTGGAGTCGGTAGCTTATTACTGGTGAGCTACGGTGCGATCGTCATGGCCTGGTGGATTCCAGTTGTGCCACCGTTATTGGTCTTTTTAATTAATGGAGCGGGTTTAACGGCTTTCTATCGCTATGACCAAGGTTTACGGGAACGTCTACAAGAGCGGCAACTGGTCATTGATGAAGCGTTTAATGCAATTCATAATGGTCCGCTACAGGTTCTATCTGAGTTACAGCGCCGTGCCGAAGGTGATGTATTGCAACAATCAGAGATGCTGGGGGGACTCCAGGAGCTGAATCGCTCTATTCGTGGCATTTACGAATCGATGCAGAGTGATGCACTATCGCAGCCAGATTCGGTTTACATTAGCGAGACATTACAGATTGATTTGCGTGAGCCTTTGCATGAGGTACTTCAGCAGGTTTACAGCGATGTTCTGGAACGCCAGCTCCCCCACTTTGCAACTGTCAAAGCCAAGATTGTGAATTTTGAACCGTTCGCTGGTAAGGATTTATCAGTGCAGTCGAAGCGGGATTTGTGCCGTTTTTTAGAAGAGGCACTATGCAATGTTGGGAAGCATGCTCAGGATGTTACACGATTAGAGATTTTTTGTGGGGAACAGGATGGGCAAAACGTTATTCGAGTAAGTGATAATGGCCAGGGGCAGCTGACTGAGCGTGAAGGAATTGGAACTAAGCAATCGAAGAAACTGGCAAGGCAGCTAAAGGGGAAATTCCAACGATCGCTAAATTCTAAGCAGGGTATCGCTTGCCAGCTCGTTTGGCCGATTCGGTAAGGGCTTGTGGCAAAATGCTTGTCCGAAAGTCGCAAGCACAGTGGAAATAGGCAGTTGTGCTTGCGACTTTCAAGTTTGGATTGGGTGTATCTGCTGAAACGCTTACCAGACAGAGATTTTATCGATCTATTATCTCGTTAGAGGCCAAATCTCATTGTCACTTGATACCGACACATCTACCTAGATCTGCTCTATAGGTGCCGCCGTAACGCCTACAGGTAAGCATCATGGTAGTTCGGTGAGTGCTTCTATCTGCCTGCAATGCACTGTTGAAAAGTCTATCTGCTGTTCGCTGACCCTTCCGGAATAATTTCATGCTGCTTCTATTGCCATTACCACGTGTGATGTTGCAATTTGGATAGCGTTGTTGCATCTGATAAGACCACAGAATTGCATGTCGCCAAAAGCGCACATAATTGGAAGAAGTTATCGGAGGCATTTTAGACAATATCTCCCTCGCAACATGCTGCTCTACCTGCCGACAACTCTGAGCTGAGGCTTCTTTTGCGGTAAAGTTCATGCTCAAGAGCATTAGGGTGGTCATAAGTGCCAAGTTTCTCAGTTTGAAATGGAACATCATTGCTTTCCTCTAAAAAGTGTATTGGGCGTTGCTTGAATCTAAATACAGAGTAGGCTTTCAGTCCACAGTAAGAAATGTCGATATGTGCGGATTCGATGCCTTATATCTGACAAGCGAGATACCAAAATATGCGGCTGTGATTGCTGAAAACTGCAAGGCAGACGGAGCGATTGTCAGCGAAGAAATTGAATAATGAGGCTAATTGATTTGACCGAAAATAGTACTGCGGAGTAACACGAGAGCGAAGCGGGGATTGGAGTTTAGTTTGTATGATACATTGCTCCGCACTATAAAGAGTCACACTGACACTCTATGGGATGTACTAAATGCTGAAGGTAGGTAGGAGTGTTACTTATCAGCTAATTTTCCTGATTCAGTAAGTTGCTTTGGCAGAGTGGCTGTCCGAAAGCTGCAACCGTAGTGGATAGAACCAACAGTGATTTAGTATTTCAGCTTCCCTAAGTTAATAAAATCATGGCAATACAGAATTTTATTTCATTCTTCTGTCTAGAGTGAGCCGTTTAGTCAATCAACTACTGATCGCTAACAAGTGAAATTCTTGAACGTTTGCAACTTTGTTTCGGTGAGGTTTCAATTTTGCCTGGACTGCAATTAACTATGTATCCAATGCAGGAGAATAATTGTGCATAAACTATTGAAGCCTTCTACGCTCGGCATAGCGACAGCTATTGCATTAGTCATTGCACCTAATGTGAATGCGGCAGCAATATTAGAGACGACAGAACCCACTAGGAGTCCCAGCATTGTGACCGATGAAGCCGCTGGAAGAACATCGCCCGAACAGGATTCTGTTTATGATCGTCATAGGGGACGTAATCGTCATCGCCAAATCCAATGTAATAACCGCCAAATTCTAACGGCAGAGGCATGTAGCGGTGATGAAATCAGTGCTGAAGAGCGTAAGCTCTATAGACTCGTGAATCAATACCGCAGTAAAAAAGGGCTGCCACCGATTCCGCTATCTACTTCACTCAACAAAGTGGCTAATCGCCATGTCCGCGATCTGCAAAATAATTTTACCCATTTGACTCATGCTTGGAGTAATTGTCCCTATGATAGTAACCGACGCTCAACGTTCAAATGTATGTGGGAAGCGCCACAGCGCCTTGGGACATCTTATAGGGGTTATGGGTATGAGAATGCCTATGGCAGTTCATCCAGCAAAGCTACTGCTGAGGGTGCTTTTGCTGGGTGGCTAAGTAGTCGTCCTCATAACGATGTAATTTCCAACCGAGGAATCTGGCAAGATGTGCGCTGGAATGCTTTAGGCATCGGGATTTATAAAGGCTACGCCGTACTTTGGTTTGGCAAAGAAAAAGATTAGCTTCCTGGAAAGCAGAACATCGATCGAGGTTGATGTTGTCTGTCTCTGCCATTGCCAGAATTCTGATTATCGCCTGCTGTGGCAGAGATTTGATGATTGCTGCAAAGTATAAGTAAACCGGATTTAAGCATGAGTTGATTTTGATTCAAGATCAATGTGGGGCGATCTCACTTGAAACAAAGCAGGCGTTAAAGCAGAGGGTAAAGCAAGGAACTCAGACAGCAGGAGTTGCGATCGCGCAAAATTTGCTGGCGACGATGGACGATGTGGGAGTTAGTCAAGCGACGAGGTTATCGATCGATGGAGTAAAGCAGCTACGATCGGCTACTGAGAACATTCTCGGCCCATGACGAGGTTGCCACTGCTGAGGCGGTAGAAGCCTGTGGGTTCGATGATGGGGTCGCCGAGTTTCCAGGGGCGATCGGTTGCTACTTGTGGTGTTGAGGTTTGAATCTGTCCGGTGGCGAAGGTTGAGGGATTGATGTCGGTGGGGGTGTTGGCCAGGTTTGTGTTGCCGCTGGTATAGAAGCTGCCTTGCTGGCCAGCATTTTGGCGCACTAGACAGGTTTGAGCAACGAGTCGATCGGGATTGATATTGTCTGAAGTCAGTTGGGAGAGGCTGTTTTGGATAAAGCTGGTGTCGGGAGTAATAATCGTGCCAGAGGATAGCTTGCCGCTAGCGTTGATGTCTACACGATCGTTGCCAATCAATGTTTGTAGATCTGTGCCGAAGGGAGTAGGGCGATAGTTTTGACCAAAAAAGGCGCGGGTATTGAGTGTAATATTACCGCCTTGACCTTCTTGGGCAAAGGCCAGAATATTGCTATCGCCCAGGGCAATGATGGACTGTGCCGTGAGTATAATGCTGCCACCCGCACCCGCATCACTAAAAACACTTGTGATGATATTGCTGTTTGATAGTCGCATTGATTTTGCAGCAATGTCAATGCTACCGCCAGAGGATTGAAGGGCAAGGGTTGAGATCGAACCATTCGTCAGTTGCAGCGTATCACGTACAGTAATCGAGATATTGCCCGCATCACCCTGTCCAGCCGTGCTGGAACTGAGTGTTGCATCATTGGTAACAGTGAGGCTCCCAACAGAGAGGGAGAGCGTGCCGCCTTTGCCCACTCCATTTAACTCTACTTCACTTCCAGCACCGCTTAAACGACCATTGCTACCCACACCATCAAAGATAGCGGCATCACGCACGTCAATCGAGACATTCCCCGCATCGCCCTTGCCCAACGTACTGGAAATCAGTTCTGCACCATCGATGACCGTGAGGCTACCCGCAGAGAGGGCAAGCGTTCCGCCCTGACCCACTGCTGTTTCCTCGACTGTACTCCGAGCAG
This DNA window, taken from Romeriopsis navalis LEGE 11480, encodes the following:
- a CDS encoding beta strand repeat-containing protein, producing ETAVGQGGTLALSAGSLTVTNGAQLNSSTFGEGNAGDVSITVRDDATFNGVGSNGFSSLAGSAVAETAVGQGGTLALSAGSLTVTNGAQLNSSTFGEGNAGDVSITVRDDATFNGVGSNGFSSLAGSTVEETAVGQGGTLALSAGSLTVTNGAQLNSSTFGEGNAGDVSITVRDDATFNGVGSNGASSSARSTVEETAVGQGGTLALSAGSLTVIDGAELISSTLGKGDAGNVSIDVRDAAIFDGVGSNGRLSGAGSEVELNGVGKGGTLSLSVGSLTVTNDATLSSSTAGQGDAGNISITVRDTLQLTNGSISTLALQSSGGSIDIAAKSMRLSNSNIITSVFSDAGAGGSIILTAQSIIALGDSNILAFAQEGQGGNITLNTRAFFGQNYRPTPFGTDLQTLIGNDRVDINASGKLSSGTIITPDTSFIQNSLSQLTSDNINPDRLVAQTCLVRQNAGQQGSFYTSGNTNLANTPTDINPSTFATGQIQTSTPQVATDRPWKLGDPIIEPTGFYRLSSGNLVMGRECSQ
- a CDS encoding CHASE2 domain-containing protein codes for the protein MQDELRQRLKRGLDRWQISLLPGVATIGIVIALRWFGVLQGVELAAFDRWLRWRPAEPMDDRVLIIGINEQDIQQLKRYPVSDKKLADTIEILQQSKPAVIGIDIFRDQAVPPGSQKLKQLFANQNNLIGIDKIVLAPGQISVKPPPTISSDRVGFADAALDPDGALRRSLIYTVDDSAGGSGEVRASLSMVLAERYLGSRDIEIREGTRDPDSIRIGNVELPQMSGRFGGYSQPDQGGLVGLINFRSGRKPFRVVSLADVSAKRVKPEWIQGKVVLIGITASSVRDYVNSKAVQSSQIALLYGVEAQAHTVSQLISAGEDGRPFIQAWSDPGEYLWICLWGGGGILLGWVIRSPFKWLGLLVVGVGSLLLVSYGAIVMAWWIPVVPPLLVFLINGAGLTAFYRYDQGLRERLQERQLVIDEAFNAIHNGPLQVLSELQRRAEGDVLQQSEMLGGLQELNRSIRGIYESMQSDALSQPDSVYISETLQIDLREPLHEVLQQVYSDVLERQLPHFATVKAKIVNFEPFAGKDLSVQSKRDLCRFLEEALCNVGKHAQDVTRLEIFCGEQDGQNVIRVSDNGQGQLTEREGIGTKQSKKLARQLKGKFQRSLNSKQGIACQLVWPIR
- a CDS encoding CAP domain-containing protein, whose amino-acid sequence is MHKLLKPSTLGIATAIALVIAPNVNAAAILETTEPTRSPSIVTDEAAGRTSPEQDSVYDRHRGRNRHRQIQCNNRQILTAEACSGDEISAEERKLYRLVNQYRSKKGLPPIPLSTSLNKVANRHVRDLQNNFTHLTHAWSNCPYDSNRRSTFKCMWEAPQRLGTSYRGYGYENAYGSSSSKATAEGAFAGWLSSRPHNDVISNRGIWQDVRWNALGIGIYKGYAVLWFGKEKD
- a CDS encoding response regulator transcription factor, with translation MTQFRILVVDDHEMVLSGTTAALKTSYPDAEIFTANTAQQGLEQLKFVHPNVLLLDLSMPDDVGDTAKVDTGIQLLRQIMEENPAQNIVVQSAHVKTLIRIKSAIANHEGGFTIVDKSLSMKEMLKKVNWAAEGVVFTPKEMRNGIEMKAEWLEVLQLAFGEGLQDKAIARRMNVAERTVRHYWSKIQDVLDVYPYDGKNIRIQTEKRARAEGLID